Proteins from a single region of Psychrobacter cryohalolentis K5:
- the secF gene encoding protein translocase subunit SecF: MAIDNNNPLEKQNNPEPNGSNSEASGRGRKKPRRDGKGSNTQTNNATAKKSASKTQRTGKGANKDSQVFATTALDPSLALGDAAEDAAAYAEGGIKAVGDQRIIPFMKLEKPMGILSIILVIGSIIAIAVNGLNLGLDFTGGVSADVRYEQSVEQGDVVTALADNGFDDAVVQYLGTSQELLIRLPPQSDNIDGLNNSLSEALALPNNDVEISNVNIIGSQVGNEIYLSSVMSIVLALACMLGYVALRFQFKLALGAVLSLFHDAIVTIGVFALFGFPFDLTVLAAILALIGYSLNDTIVVYDRIRENFRRVRGISPRQTIDLSLTETLRRTIMTISTVLLVVLAMLFLGGDGLFWFSAALFIGLLAGTYSSTYIASSIPLAMGLSRDDFIVKVKPEFEEEIVTFNDPKMFEQD, translated from the coding sequence ATGGCAATCGATAATAACAATCCTCTAGAAAAACAGAACAATCCAGAACCCAACGGCTCAAATAGTGAAGCAAGTGGGCGTGGGCGTAAAAAACCGCGCCGTGATGGCAAAGGTAGCAATACCCAAACCAATAACGCCACTGCTAAGAAATCAGCCAGTAAAACTCAGCGTACTGGCAAAGGCGCTAATAAAGACAGTCAAGTATTCGCGACTACTGCTCTTGATCCTAGCTTAGCATTAGGTGATGCCGCTGAAGATGCTGCTGCCTATGCCGAAGGGGGTATCAAAGCCGTCGGTGATCAGCGTATCATCCCTTTTATGAAGCTAGAAAAGCCAATGGGCATTTTATCAATCATTTTGGTGATTGGTAGTATCATTGCAATTGCGGTCAATGGCTTGAACCTTGGTCTTGATTTTACCGGTGGCGTGTCAGCAGATGTGCGCTATGAGCAATCCGTTGAGCAAGGTGATGTGGTTACTGCGTTGGCAGATAATGGCTTTGATGATGCAGTCGTGCAGTACCTAGGCACCTCGCAAGAGCTGCTAATACGTTTGCCGCCTCAATCTGATAACATTGATGGTCTTAACAACAGCTTGAGCGAAGCGTTAGCGCTACCTAATAACGATGTTGAAATCAGCAACGTGAATATTATCGGTAGTCAAGTTGGTAACGAGATCTATTTAAGCTCAGTCATGTCAATTGTGCTTGCACTAGCGTGTATGCTGGGATATGTCGCCCTGCGCTTTCAGTTCAAACTGGCACTTGGCGCGGTATTGTCCTTGTTCCATGATGCTATCGTGACCATCGGTGTCTTTGCCTTATTTGGCTTCCCATTCGATTTAACAGTACTAGCAGCCATCTTGGCATTGATTGGTTATTCATTGAACGATACCATCGTTGTCTATGACCGTATCCGTGAAAATTTCCGCCGTGTCCGCGGGATCAGTCCGCGTCAAACCATTGATTTGTCATTAACAGAGACACTACGCCGTACGATTATGACTATCTCAACCGTGCTATTAGTGGTATTAGCAATGCTGTTCTTGGGCGGTGATGGCTTATTCTGGTTCTCAGCGGCACTGTTTATTGGTTTACTTGCTGGTACTTATTCCTCTACCTATATTGCAAGCTCGATTCCTCTAGCGATGGGTCTGTCACGTGATGACTTTATCGTCAAAGTAAAACCTGAGTTTGAAGAAGAAATCGTGACTTTCAATGATCCAAAGATGTTTGAACAAGATTGA
- the gspL gene encoding type II secretion system protein GspL, which produces MLHVWLRAQHSPLAVWHEDSQHWQLVEGWQQLQDIYSRYKANSQKAICLYFPSNHMLQVDTELNSTQLKQLGSSGKQYLFEETSLTPVEQLAIRQMSHNNTHHLYALAQTDIELWQQSAKLAGMNIVALLPDFLLLPLPEEGAGQQITLYQDKETVLLRQSLYQGMAVSYLPLIFERFPHLSEVLIVPAIDDPVYDTGYVSDIITTDNELANRTEIENSIAAGSFTAITADMIAEHQLLLTTLVTTPKSLDNAERHALNFFVKSMDSQLSPYLRVAMMVALSALVLQMATDAVQWYQYNEATTATKTEIATQYQSWFPNEPLSTRTKLQVQLEPKLRSDSQAPASHMAVLSRISPLIKQSSLKAQALVMQPSALSFTLIAPDRGSLDQFTATLVAQGLTAKLEQVNGNEQGQFSGQVTVNVIENNSSVGNKG; this is translated from the coding sequence GTGTTACATGTTTGGTTAAGAGCGCAGCACAGTCCACTAGCGGTCTGGCATGAAGACAGTCAACACTGGCAGTTGGTCGAGGGTTGGCAGCAGCTACAGGATATCTATAGTCGCTATAAAGCAAATAGCCAAAAAGCCATTTGTCTTTATTTTCCATCTAACCATATGCTACAAGTCGATACGGAGCTAAACAGCACTCAGCTTAAGCAGTTAGGCAGTAGTGGCAAGCAGTACTTATTTGAAGAGACTTCTTTAACGCCTGTTGAGCAATTAGCTATTCGACAAATGAGTCATAACAACACGCACCATCTATATGCGCTGGCACAAACTGATATCGAATTATGGCAACAGAGCGCAAAGCTTGCTGGCATGAATATCGTTGCTTTATTGCCTGATTTTCTATTATTGCCACTACCAGAAGAAGGGGCTGGGCAGCAAATCACCCTATATCAAGACAAAGAAACTGTGTTGCTTCGCCAATCTTTATATCAAGGTATGGCAGTCAGCTATTTACCGCTAATTTTTGAGCGTTTTCCGCATTTAAGCGAGGTTTTGATAGTACCTGCCATTGATGACCCTGTTTACGATACCGGCTACGTTTCTGACATCATTACGACTGATAATGAGCTTGCTAATCGAACTGAGATTGAAAACTCTATAGCAGCAGGCAGCTTTACCGCGATTACAGCTGACATGATAGCTGAGCATCAACTGTTATTAACCACACTAGTGACGACGCCAAAATCACTTGATAACGCAGAGCGTCATGCGCTAAACTTTTTTGTTAAGTCAATGGATTCGCAGTTGTCGCCTTATCTTCGTGTGGCGATGATGGTGGCGTTATCGGCACTGGTATTGCAGATGGCGACCGATGCGGTGCAGTGGTATCAATATAATGAGGCAACAACTGCGACCAAGACTGAGATTGCGACACAATATCAGTCTTGGTTTCCAAATGAGCCACTCAGTACGCGTACCAAACTACAAGTTCAATTAGAGCCAAAATTGCGTAGCGATAGCCAAGCACCCGCGTCACATATGGCAGTCCTTTCGCGTATATCCCCTTTGATTAAACAGTCGTCATTAAAGGCGCAAGCATTGGTTATGCAGCCTTCGGCACTTAGCTTTACGTTGATTGCTCCTGATCGCGGCAGTCTTGATCAGTTTACTGCTACACTCGTCGCGCAAGGTCTAACGGCAAAACTAGAGCAAGTGAATGGTAATGAGCAAGGGCAGTTTAGCGGTCAAGTAACGGTCAATGTCATAGAAAACAACAGCAGTGTCGGCAATAAAGGGTAA
- a CDS encoding DUF4870 family protein — protein sequence MNNKQSRSLVTYNHITYLLYVLSYFTAGLLWIVPIFMNYAKRRDADGTWLATHFDWQIKTFWYSIVWFIVGIGIITFALGSFGVSIMADSGNIAVGSVLLASIGFIIMGVAFIWHLYRIVRGWIALADGRPVP from the coding sequence ATGAATAATAAACAAAGCCGCTCTTTAGTAACGTATAACCACATTACGTATTTATTATATGTACTCAGTTATTTTACTGCCGGTTTGCTATGGATTGTGCCTATCTTTATGAATTATGCCAAACGTCGTGATGCTGATGGAACATGGCTTGCCACGCACTTTGACTGGCAAATTAAAACATTTTGGTACAGTATTGTGTGGTTTATCGTGGGTATTGGCATCATCACTTTTGCTCTTGGTAGCTTTGGCGTGAGTATTATGGCGGATAGCGGTAATATCGCTGTCGGCTCGGTATTACTGGCTAGCATTGGTTTTATTATTATGGGCGTTGCCTTTATTTGGCATTTATACCGTATCGTGCGAGGCTGGATTGCTCTGGCGGATGGTCGACCTGTCCCTTAA
- the purF gene encoding amidophosphoribosyltransferase: MCGVVGVAAHEPVNQILYDALTMLQHRGQDAAGIVTLQDGRLYLRKENGMVRDVFMNRHMLKLVGKFGIGHVRYPTAGTSSSAEAQPFYVNSPYGITLAHNGNLTNAESLAKSLYQEDRRHLNTDSDSEVLLNVLAHEMQNLGKTHPTPADIFEAVTAVYGRVEGAYGVVALITGHGLLAFRDPNGIRPLIFGKRMAANGGTEYMVASESVALTGSGFSIVRDVKPGEAIFIDLDHKLHTHQCVEQKEYTPCIFEYVYFARPDSIMDNISVYKSRLRMGEKLADKILAEWGEDHDIDVVIPIPDTSRTSAMELALKMNIKYREGFMKNRYIGRTFIMPGQQQRKKSVRQKLSAVPLEFKGKNVLLVDDSIVRGTTCHEIIQMARDAGARKVFFASAAPPVKYPNVYGIDMPVRSELIASGHSVEEVRDIIGADRLIFQDLDDLIEAVKDTKHSKVEGFDCAVFNGCYITGQINEAYLEHLQEQRNDTAKKGKKGLQIVADTPVDMMGVEEL; the protein is encoded by the coding sequence ATGTGTGGAGTCGTTGGGGTCGCAGCTCATGAGCCGGTCAACCAAATTTTGTATGATGCCTTAACCATGTTGCAGCACCGTGGGCAAGATGCGGCAGGTATTGTGACTTTACAGGATGGACGTTTATATTTACGCAAAGAAAACGGCATGGTACGTGACGTTTTTATGAATCGCCATATGTTAAAGCTGGTCGGTAAATTCGGTATCGGTCATGTGCGTTATCCGACTGCTGGCACGTCAAGCAGTGCTGAAGCGCAGCCTTTTTATGTCAACTCGCCTTACGGTATCACGCTGGCACATAATGGTAACTTGACCAATGCTGAGAGCTTGGCGAAGTCGCTTTATCAAGAAGATCGTCGTCATCTAAATACCGACTCAGATTCTGAGGTTTTGCTCAATGTGCTGGCACATGAAATGCAAAATCTAGGCAAAACCCATCCAACGCCTGCTGACATCTTTGAAGCAGTGACAGCGGTTTATGGTCGTGTTGAAGGCGCTTATGGCGTAGTCGCTTTGATTACTGGTCATGGTTTGCTAGCATTTCGTGATCCAAACGGTATTCGTCCGCTCATCTTTGGTAAGCGCATGGCTGCCAATGGCGGCACAGAGTACATGGTAGCATCAGAATCGGTTGCTTTGACCGGTTCAGGTTTTAGTATTGTTCGTGATGTTAAGCCCGGCGAAGCTATATTTATTGATTTAGACCATAAATTACATACGCATCAGTGCGTTGAGCAAAAAGAATATACACCTTGTATCTTTGAATATGTGTATTTTGCCCGTCCAGATTCTATTATGGACAATATCTCCGTTTATAAATCACGCCTACGTATGGGTGAAAAACTGGCCGATAAAATCCTTGCTGAATGGGGTGAAGATCATGATATCGATGTGGTCATTCCTATTCCTGATACCTCGCGTACCTCAGCGATGGAGCTAGCGCTAAAGATGAATATCAAGTACCGTGAAGGGTTTATGAAAAACCGCTATATCGGTCGCACCTTTATCATGCCAGGTCAGCAGCAGCGCAAAAAGTCAGTGCGTCAAAAGCTTAGTGCGGTACCATTAGAGTTTAAAGGTAAAAACGTACTCTTGGTTGACGATTCAATCGTCCGCGGTACAACCTGCCATGAGATTATCCAAATGGCACGCGATGCAGGCGCGCGCAAGGTATTCTTTGCCAGTGCAGCGCCACCGGTTAAGTATCCAAATGTCTATGGTATTGATATGCCAGTGCGTAGCGAACTTATTGCGTCAGGACATAGCGTTGAAGAAGTGCGTGATATCATCGGTGCTGACCGCTTAATTTTCCAAGATTTGGACGATTTGATTGAAGCGGTCAAAGACACTAAGCATAGTAAAGTTGAAGGTTTTGATTGTGCCGTATTTAATGGCTGCTACATCACTGGTCAAATCAATGAAGCGTATCTTGAGCATCTGCAAGAGCAGCGTAACGACACTGCTAAAAAGGGTAAAAAAGGGCTACAAATAGTCGCTGATACGCCAGTAGATATGATGGGTGTAGAAGAACTTTAA
- a CDS encoding AzlC family ABC transporter permease → MNTQSNEINQTQIQGYDWGEGFKKSLPVAMGYLPAGIAFGVLAQVAGIPVWATIMLSVVLYAGAAQYACLPMLSAGLPIGNIATNIAAINLRHVFYGMPLLQYLPKNKIAKTYCLFALTDETFSVMTSLPNESRQALIVPISLFNQSWWVLAGAIGVMIGSALSDLVPHLDFALVCLFAILAYEQFQSIKRYFPIIIAVIALVIASFFTSNWLLLVAITICMLMILVRGVWVQRSVQGGNNEQ, encoded by the coding sequence GTGAATACTCAATCAAATGAGATCAATCAAACTCAGATACAGGGCTATGACTGGGGAGAAGGCTTTAAAAAAAGCTTACCAGTCGCCATGGGTTATTTGCCAGCGGGCATCGCCTTTGGTGTGCTTGCGCAAGTTGCTGGTATACCAGTATGGGCAACGATTATGCTCAGCGTGGTGTTGTATGCGGGTGCCGCTCAATATGCCTGCCTACCAATGTTAAGTGCTGGATTACCGATTGGCAATATCGCAACCAATATTGCTGCTATTAACTTGCGTCATGTTTTTTATGGCATGCCGTTATTACAATATCTGCCAAAGAACAAAATAGCCAAGACTTATTGCTTGTTTGCTCTAACTGACGAAACTTTTTCGGTGATGACCAGTTTGCCGAATGAATCACGACAAGCATTGATAGTGCCCATAAGCTTATTCAATCAAAGCTGGTGGGTATTAGCAGGTGCGATTGGTGTAATGATCGGTAGTGCACTCAGTGATTTGGTGCCACATTTAGACTTTGCCTTGGTCTGTCTGTTTGCGATTTTAGCTTATGAGCAATTCCAAAGTATCAAACGTTATTTCCCTATTATTATTGCTGTCATTGCTTTAGTCATCGCCTCTTTTTTTACCAGTAACTGGTTATTATTGGTAGCGATTACGATTTGTATGCTTATGATTTTAGTCCGTGGAGTTTGGGTGCAGCGCAGTGTGCAAGGAGGCAATAATGAGCAGTAG
- the sixA gene encoding phosphohistidine phosphatase SixA has product MKIILMRHGQAEDETRPDSARQLTDFGQQQAKQTAKYITTHYHPDYFLVSPYARAQQTLAELQAQLPTVPSSIQDSLKPSDDARQALNEIADIEAKCLVVVCHMSIVAYIAGLLTSDYPESFSLAEARVFEMDFVMAGMAREIARFVPDQPY; this is encoded by the coding sequence ATGAAAATTATTTTGATGCGCCATGGTCAAGCAGAAGACGAGACGCGTCCCGATAGCGCCCGCCAGCTGACGGATTTTGGTCAGCAGCAAGCAAAGCAGACCGCAAAATATATCACTACGCATTATCATCCCGATTATTTTTTGGTCAGTCCTTATGCGAGGGCACAGCAAACACTGGCAGAACTACAGGCACAATTGCCTACTGTTCCATCGAGCATACAAGACAGTCTCAAGCCGTCTGACGATGCGCGTCAAGCGTTAAATGAGATTGCTGATATTGAAGCTAAGTGTCTGGTGGTGGTTTGTCATATGTCTATCGTTGCTTATATCGCAGGGTTGCTAACCAGTGACTATCCTGAGTCTTTTTCTTTGGCAGAAGCACGTGTGTTTGAGATGGATTTTGTGATGGCAGGTATGGCACGCGAGATTGCCCGCTTTGTACCGGATCAGCCTTATTAA
- a CDS encoding quinone-dependent dihydroorotate dehydrogenase → MSYALLRPFLFNMDPEHAHEMTLSLLDKAHKARVLGLVYGQSMQPTDCMGLQFSNPVGLAAGLDKNGDYIDALAELGFGFIEVGTVTPKPQAGNDRPRLFRLKQADAIINRMGFNNEGVDYLIENVQRCKYKGNIGINIGKNAATPVEKAADDYVYCLERVYPHASYITVNISSPNTANLRDLQSGEALTHLLDAIKNRHSQLATEYGFYVPLVLKVAPDLDPIQVDYISQQLLDFEIDGLIATNTTLSRVGVEDLPDGDQAGGLSGRPVSHISTQILQQFSDQLDGKVALIGVGGIDSGAKAVKKIEAGADMVQLYSGLIYKGPGLVQSCIQSIGGYYDAMEN, encoded by the coding sequence ATGTCTTATGCCTTACTTCGCCCTTTTTTGTTTAATATGGACCCTGAACACGCGCATGAAATGACCTTATCCTTATTGGATAAAGCTCATAAAGCGCGTGTTTTAGGTTTGGTTTATGGTCAATCTATGCAGCCAACTGATTGCATGGGCTTGCAGTTCTCTAATCCTGTTGGTCTCGCTGCTGGGCTAGATAAAAACGGCGATTATATTGACGCCTTAGCTGAACTTGGTTTTGGCTTTATCGAAGTAGGTACGGTCACCCCAAAGCCGCAAGCCGGTAATGATAGACCACGTTTATTTAGGCTCAAACAAGCAGACGCCATTATTAACCGTATGGGTTTTAACAATGAAGGTGTCGACTACCTCATTGAAAATGTGCAGCGCTGTAAATACAAAGGCAATATCGGCATTAATATCGGTAAAAACGCTGCAACGCCAGTTGAAAAAGCGGCTGATGACTATGTTTACTGCTTAGAGCGTGTTTACCCACATGCTTCCTACATCACTGTCAATATCTCTTCGCCAAATACCGCAAATTTACGTGACCTGCAAAGCGGAGAAGCATTAACCCATCTGTTAGATGCGATCAAAAACCGCCACAGTCAATTGGCAACAGAATACGGTTTTTATGTGCCATTGGTTCTTAAAGTCGCGCCTGATTTAGATCCAATACAGGTAGATTATATCTCTCAGCAACTGCTGGATTTCGAGATTGATGGTTTGATTGCGACCAATACCACATTGAGCCGCGTAGGCGTCGAAGATTTGCCCGATGGCGATCAAGCAGGCGGTTTATCAGGTCGTCCGGTCAGCCACATTAGTACGCAGATTTTACAACAATTCTCTGATCAGCTGGATGGTAAAGTGGCATTGATTGGGGTCGGCGGTATCGATAGCGGCGCTAAAGCTGTCAAGAAAATCGAAGCGGGCGCAGATATGGTTCAGCTTTATTCAGGGCTTATTTATAAAGGGCCTGGGCTTGTACAGTCTTGTATACAGTCTATCGGTGGTTATTACGACGCAATGGAAAATTAA
- the gspM gene encoding type II secretion system protein GspM: protein MMKILQRRTKRSTTMLQKSALSARMTGYQNLLFVRWQALSSRDQLALLLLSAFLLLFIGGYGGYSIHQAANHSKSEYQEQVADYFWLRAQAGNIDSNALAAANTTDGAEVIPATSSVNALLTNSGIVDAQVIANGNTVQLSFNNPSQAVVSAALGKLEQQGWQFTQLSMQQDLLTKAIQVQATVTLS from the coding sequence ATGATGAAAATACTACAGCGCCGTACCAAACGTAGCACAACGATGCTGCAGAAAAGTGCATTATCAGCGCGAATGACAGGCTATCAAAACCTGCTATTTGTACGCTGGCAAGCACTGTCTTCTCGTGACCAGTTGGCTTTGCTATTATTGTCTGCTTTTTTACTACTGTTTATTGGCGGTTATGGCGGTTATAGTATTCATCAGGCAGCCAATCATAGCAAAAGCGAGTACCAAGAGCAGGTTGCTGATTATTTTTGGTTGCGTGCTCAAGCAGGTAATATAGATAGTAATGCGTTAGCGGCTGCCAATACTACTGATGGTGCAGAGGTAATACCTGCTACTAGTAGTGTCAATGCGCTGTTGACTAACTCAGGCATTGTAGATGCGCAAGTGATTGCTAATGGTAATACGGTACAATTGAGCTTTAATAATCCGAGTCAAGCGGTGGTGAGTGCTGCCCTTGGTAAGCTTGAACAACAAGGCTGGCAATTCACTCAGTTGTCTATGCAGCAAGATTTACTCACTAAAGCGATTCAGGTTCAGGCTACCGTGACCTTATCATAA
- a CDS encoding AzlD domain-containing protein translates to MSSSYLIFATFAMAAVTFITRALPALIPKKLLDTPWLHRLNESLPLSVMVLLILTSLSYQGLSQNIDISSAEVHLLMAQIGALLLVLFVYHISRQLLVSMVVGITAINGFLWLFKAFLI, encoded by the coding sequence ATGAGCAGTAGTTATCTGATTTTTGCAACGTTCGCGATGGCCGCAGTGACTTTTATTACCCGCGCTCTACCCGCTTTAATACCCAAAAAGCTACTGGATACGCCTTGGCTGCATCGATTAAATGAAAGTTTACCGCTATCGGTCATGGTACTGCTTATTTTGACCAGCTTGTCTTATCAAGGTTTGTCACAAAATATCGATATCAGTAGCGCAGAAGTACATTTATTAATGGCACAAATAGGCGCTTTATTATTGGTATTGTTTGTCTATCATATTAGCCGTCAATTACTGGTCAGCATGGTGGTCGGTATCACTGCAATTAATGGCTTTTTATGGTTGTTCAAGGCTTTTTTAATTTAA
- a CDS encoding CvpA family protein codes for MSGLDIVIAVVVLIGLWRGFQVGLIKTAVGLVGWFIALIAASRLAASVAPQLSSIIQNPVLQMAAAFLLVVIAILAIMHLVAFVFSGVLKTLRLGVLDKMAGGLLGAAKNVLMVLVILSISAPLLVQMPQWQTSVLAPELLPYAPVGKALVSDMFGMAWDQVNQS; via the coding sequence ATGAGTGGTTTAGACATTGTGATTGCTGTTGTGGTGCTAATAGGCTTATGGCGCGGCTTTCAAGTGGGTCTGATTAAGACGGCAGTTGGTTTGGTTGGTTGGTTTATCGCTCTTATTGCAGCAAGTCGATTGGCCGCTTCCGTAGCACCGCAGTTATCGAGTATCATCCAGAACCCTGTTTTACAGATGGCTGCTGCTTTTTTATTGGTAGTGATTGCGATATTGGCTATCATGCACTTGGTTGCTTTTGTCTTTTCAGGTGTCTTAAAAACCTTACGTTTGGGTGTACTTGATAAGATGGCAGGTGGCCTATTAGGTGCTGCTAAAAATGTGCTGATGGTTTTAGTGATTCTTAGCATTAGTGCGCCACTATTGGTACAAATGCCGCAGTGGCAGACATCCGTACTGGCACCTGAGCTGTTACCTTATGCACCTGTCGGTAAAGCGCTCGTCTCAGATATGTTTGGGATGGCTTGGGATCAGGTCAATCAATCATAA
- a CDS encoding MATE family efflux transporter — translation MSSMLPPRPMPSIDTRYARIIAIALPVLLANLAMPLQSVIDTAIIGNMNDTAKLAGIGLAVQLLSLLLVSFNFLQYASSGLSAQALGQLANKNTAHNDTLKNNPSQQSPLLSILQRALVLAFMIGAVLLLVKPWLIDFGLQALAANPDSGDAAKTYLNVRFWGVIAELMNFAFIGWFAGQGKTRYMLYQQGFIAILNIILTLFFVFAMDMGLVGVALGTAIAFWLGVVLALWLSRLHLKISWQALFTADPQHFNKDKMLRLFSLNKDIFIRTLILTLSFAWITRLSAQSGDVILAANAILLQVLSISAFALDGVAVSAETLSGQAAGRRDWSRFRIIVKRTGIVSYGLAILLSAIWWLAMPTYLQFMTNIEPVFTLAYDYHLYAVLLPLVGVGAYWLDGIFFGLTAGSIIRNAALILAAIFFPLSWLLYQQWAMTGIWLSVWCLLLLRMLILAGFLYHAHQTSSYEKLQLDH, via the coding sequence ATGTCATCTATGCTACCGCCACGTCCTATGCCGTCTATTGATACTCGCTATGCACGTATTATCGCTATTGCATTGCCAGTATTATTGGCAAATCTTGCAATGCCACTCCAAAGCGTCATTGATACGGCGATTATTGGCAATATGAATGATACGGCAAAACTTGCTGGTATCGGGCTTGCAGTACAACTGCTATCACTATTGCTCGTCAGTTTTAACTTTTTGCAATATGCTTCATCTGGACTTTCGGCACAGGCGCTAGGACAGCTGGCTAATAAAAATACCGCTCATAACGATACTCTAAAGAATAATCCTAGTCAGCAATCACCGCTGTTGTCCATCTTGCAACGCGCTTTGGTTTTGGCATTTATGATTGGTGCCGTTTTACTACTGGTAAAACCTTGGCTCATTGATTTTGGTCTACAAGCGCTTGCCGCCAATCCTGATAGCGGCGATGCAGCAAAGACCTATTTAAATGTGCGCTTTTGGGGTGTGATTGCTGAGCTAATGAACTTTGCTTTTATTGGCTGGTTTGCAGGTCAAGGCAAGACCCGTTATATGCTATATCAACAAGGTTTTATCGCTATACTCAATATCATTCTGACACTATTTTTTGTTTTTGCAATGGATATGGGCTTGGTCGGTGTTGCATTGGGTACAGCGATTGCGTTTTGGTTGGGCGTAGTATTGGCATTATGGTTAAGTCGTCTACATTTGAAAATCTCTTGGCAGGCGTTATTTACTGCTGATCCGCAGCATTTTAATAAAGATAAGATGCTTAGGCTATTTTCATTAAATAAAGATATTTTTATTCGTACGCTTATTTTAACATTAAGCTTTGCTTGGATTACTCGACTCTCTGCTCAAAGCGGTGACGTCATACTCGCTGCCAATGCTATTTTATTACAAGTATTGAGCATCTCAGCCTTTGCCCTTGACGGGGTGGCAGTCTCTGCTGAGACGTTAAGTGGACAAGCAGCAGGTCGACGAGATTGGTCACGCTTTCGCATTATCGTGAAACGTACCGGCATCGTCAGCTACGGTCTTGCTATTCTGCTAAGTGCAATATGGTGGCTTGCCATGCCCACATATTTACAGTTTATGACCAATATCGAACCTGTTTTTACGCTTGCTTATGACTATCATTTATATGCTGTCCTGTTACCACTTGTCGGGGTTGGTGCTTACTGGTTAGATGGGATATTTTTTGGTTTAACAGCAGGTAGCATTATTCGCAATGCAGCCCTTATATTAGCGGCTATCTTTTTCCCATTGAGTTGGTTGCTTTATCAGCAGTGGGCTATGACGGGCATCTGGCTCAGCGTATGGTGTTTATTGTTGCTAAGAATGCTGATACTTGCTGGATTTTTATACCATGCTCATCAAACTAGCAGCTATGAAAAACTCCAACTTGACCATTGA